In Methanobrevibacter boviskoreani JH1, one DNA window encodes the following:
- a CDS encoding HesA/MoeB/ThiF family protein, translating to MPTRYKGMGYWDIVTRQMSIVSRSQQTRFKEATIGVIGCGGIGGSVIQMLARMGVGKILAIDKDYFDMSNLNRQLLSSLDVLRQDKAKVAEEKIRLINPYIEVEPVVCEINEDNVEGILEDADIIIDALDNLKTRIIISRYAKKSGKTFIHGAIHGTLGQVSVFKPDSPKTYEELFNLPSEGKELDDDVLKELDKLTHGVPPVIGPTPNIVGSLEAFEAFKIIAGIGKVTYAPEILTFDLLDLSSFELIEL from the coding sequence ATGCCAACAAGATACAAAGGAATGGGATACTGGGACATTGTTACAAGACAGATGAGCATTGTATCAAGAAGTCAACAAACAAGATTTAAAGAAGCGACAATAGGAGTAATTGGATGTGGTGGAATCGGGGGATCTGTTATCCAGATGCTTGCTAGAATGGGTGTTGGAAAAATCCTTGCCATAGATAAGGATTATTTCGACATGTCCAATCTAAACAGACAACTATTAAGTAGCCTTGATGTTCTAAGACAGGATAAGGCAAAGGTTGCAGAAGAAAAGATAAGGTTGATCAACCCATATATTGAGGTAGAGCCAGTTGTTTGTGAGATTAATGAAGACAACGTGGAAGGCATATTGGAAGATGCTGACATTATCATAGATGCACTGGACAATCTTAAAACACGGATAATCATTAGCAGATATGCTAAAAAAAGTGGTAAGACATTTATACATGGTGCAATCCATGGAACATTAGGTCAGGTAAGTGTATTTAAACCAGATAGTCCAAAAACATATGAGGAGCTATTTAACTTACCTTCCGAAGGAAAAGAATTGGATGATGATGTACTTAAAGAATTGGATAAACTGACACATGGCGTTCCACCAGTAATTGGACCTACACCAAATATAGTAGGAAGTTTAGAAGCATTTGAGGCATTTAAAATAATTGCAGGCATTGGAAAGGTGACATATGCTCCGGAAATATTAACCTTTGATCTATTAGATTTAAGCTCTTTTGAATTAATAGAGCTTTAG